AAGATAGAAGCAACCACCATTCCAATCTCCTTTTATCGTTTCTCACTTTCAACACGCAACAATATAGTGGGAACACTGCATCTTGAATATTCTTGCTGACTCAGAAATTAAACCATCAATTCTTCTATAAGGGAGAGGAAAGGTAGGTTTGATAGTGAGTTAGCTAGCTCGTGAAATAAATTGTCACTTTCTTTCATCTCAACTCCTTCTTTTGATCATATAACAGATCAAGCTCTGCAACAAAGGTTCGCAACTGAATTGGTGTCTTAGTGATTCGGAATGAAGCAGAGAAAGGAAGAATCAGAAGGTGATGTTTTTGAATCAATGGCAGAGGTTGTTCCTAGGTCACTAgttccaccaccaccacctccacTTCCCAATTTTTTCTCAAAACCAAAAGCAGAAGAGAGTGTCACAAACCGAGAAATTGCCAAGTTTTGGAGGCaaaagaggatccaagaagaggACCACCTCCTTGCTGCTATCAAAGCTGCTGCTAGACTCCGTGCACGCAATCTCACGGTAATTATTAATTATCAGTTATGTTTCGTAAATACAGTATTTGCATGCAGAAAACTACATCCAATATGAAATCAAGCATGTCCTAAACAATTGTTTGTTCCACAGAAAGAAAACTGTTCATAATTTTGTTCTGTAATTAATGTCTCACAGGAGCAAGAGTATCAGAGGTTCGAGTTGTCCCTGGAGACCGATAATAACTGCGATGAAACCAAGAAAGAGACTGTGAAATTGAACGTAGGGGGAGTTTCCAAGGACCAAGAAGTGCGTGTTGGAATCAAGGATTGGTCAGTATATTACCTTTTCagaaaaaaactttatttaagtatatttaacatttttaatacTAAAGATCAATTTAATAATATGATactattttaatgaaattttataaatatttcactCTATTTTATATGAAggttatttaaagttttatatatgtttaattattataattgaaGTATTTGAAAATCTTGATTAAGAGAGAAACTCTTATTTGACCATCAACCAGACTTTATTACGAAAGTGCTTGGATTAGTTATTCTGCATAGATCATCACTATGATTATttcaggtttttttttttatcaaaagtaATTAATAGAAAATCAATGATTCGACAAAGAGTTGTTggaaaaaatggaagaaagATTTGAGTTCACTCCATTGTAGAAGATTTTAATTCTACAAGGTTATTGGCCCTGCTGCTATTCTAGATAGATGCAGCAAGTTGCAGTTTCTGTTCAATGGTTGACGGGGGATTGTGGGGTTAAGATCAcaaaaagaagtattaaaacactGTCATAATTTATCAATTTGGTTGAATTTTAGGCatcttattattataaatacgaaatatttatacttttattatcTTAATGATTTTTCTTACAAAACTTAAATATGAAGCACTAATAATTGAAATTCAATTAGAGTTGGATGAAAGTAACGTTGATTTTAGGATATATATGACTGACTGGACAAAATAATGTACATAATCGGGAATTGAGAGATGGGACGAATACTTAATGTATCTAGACTATAAATATTGCTTCACACTTTGGATTTCCATTGGTAGGATcccacaataaaaaaaattaagagcttACTCCTACCTCTAAACAAAATCATAGTTTAAATTCATgataattactattttttttttcttcctattttggatttataaataatttgattacagaaatttagaatatttaaataatttattgtgaGGGGTGCAGGTGGACAAAAAGCAAATATGCGTATTTGAATCAACCAGCAATAGATTCCATGGATCTTCCTAAGAAACGAAGGTCTACCTATGTTCCCAATTTTCTCTCTTACCAGCCCAAGCCTTTGTACCCTTCTGCAATTGGTGTGTTTTAAGCCACATGATGCATTCCACTGCATGCAGTTTGTTAATCTGAAATTCCAGGTGTCCTTGTTTCATTCGTCAATTTTTTTGTGGGCAACCTTGTTCAGTGTTTCTTTTGTCATTCAAATGTGTGTCCGTGTCCTTTTATCTACTGCTGGACATTCTACATAACGTGCCACTGTTTTGTAATTTCTATGTATCATTCCACTGTTCTGTTTCCCGTTTTCTGGCTAATTATGTGTCAGTGATCGATTACTGAACGAGTATAAATCTCTTTTTACATGTTTATTACTCAGCTTTATAGTTTACAAATCAATGCCTCGTGAACTGCATGTTAACCAACGAGTCAAAATAATAGTAAGCAAAAATatctaataattataattttaaatttttattatgtcaTCTTTTGTACATTTCCATAAATACgacattaatatttataaatgttgAGTGAGACACTTTTCTTTGAGCGATATGTTTTCACATCAAAATATTcgtatttaaattatatattctcGGTGTTGTTTGAGAAAAGACGTTTGATCAATAacaacacttaaaaaaaaaaacttattaatttgttttttacttAAAGTATATAAATGTTATAAATGTTTGAGTGTCGAACTAATAGaaaattaacattaattatatCAGCACCCAAGCGACATGACTTGGTGTAACAAGACACCAACTTCAACTTCTTTCACAAAACTTAAACTCTCCATCTACTCACCACTTGAACAATAAGAATTTCAAAGAAGataagggttttttttttttttttttttacatttttctttttcaaatatcaaGTTATAGACTAGGTGAAAGGTTTTATTCATCGATGAAATGTTTTACTATTGAATAATACAATGTGTATGTATATAATAAATGTTGAGTGTCTGTTGAATAATAACTCAATATTAAAtgtaacataattaaaataattattcattcTCAACTTGATGATACAAAACTTAAAATGGTGATCAAGAACTACAATATCCAATTCTCCAACTTAATCAAAATAAAGATACAACTTTCCAAGCTATACCTGAACAAATTCTCATTCATATACAAatatgaatatcatcaacattaaaatcatttcataaatttaatttttccttACATGGAGataatttcaaaaaaaacaaaaaacaaaa
The sequence above is a segment of the Phaseolus vulgaris cultivar G19833 chromosome 2, P. vulgaris v2.0, whole genome shotgun sequence genome. Coding sequences within it:
- the LOC137810927 gene encoding uncharacterized protein — translated: MKQRKEESEGDVFESMAEVVPRSLVPPPPPPLPNFFSKPKAEESVTNREIAKFWRQKRIQEEDHLLAAIKAAARLRARNLTEQEYQRFELSLETDNNCDETKKETVKLNVGGVSKDQEVRVGIKDWWTKSKYAYLNQPAIDSMDLPKKRRSTYVPNFLSYQPKPLYPSAIGVF